One genomic region from Oceaniferula flava encodes:
- a CDS encoding anti-sigma factor family protein codes for MNKAPDETTLTLWMDGELHGDELQKMEAYAKEHPELLAERDAVQAMSRSIQENIPASVEPPYPDFFNERILHAIEAERPAEATTPAPTRGGAGIWKWLAAPLAAGAMAACFYLGTQVSSPATDAGMASTNTPAPSTVYTPDSSVESNIFVAGDQQTTVIVLEGLEDVPDDMNMAGGPIQDPNRVMVNTENYY; via the coding sequence ATGAACAAAGCACCTGATGAAACCACACTCACCCTCTGGATGGACGGTGAGCTGCACGGCGACGAGCTCCAGAAGATGGAAGCTTATGCTAAGGAGCACCCGGAACTGCTCGCCGAGCGCGATGCCGTGCAGGCCATGAGCCGCAGCATTCAAGAGAACATCCCCGCCAGCGTGGAGCCTCCTTATCCGGACTTTTTCAACGAACGCATCCTCCACGCCATCGAAGCCGAACGCCCGGCCGAAGCCACCACCCCAGCCCCCACACGTGGTGGTGCCGGTATTTGGAAATGGCTTGCCGCCCCACTGGCTGCAGGTGCCATGGCTGCTTGTTTCTACCTCGGCACCCAGGTCAGCAGCCCGGCCACCGATGCAGGAATGGCCAGCACCAACACACCGGCCCCATCCACCGTCTACACTCCGGACAGCAGCGTGGAATCGAACATTTTCGTCGCCGGAGATCAGCAAACCACCGTCATCGTGCTCGAGGGACTCGAGGATGTGCCGGATGACATGAACATGGCAGGCGGACCGATCCAGGACCCGAACAGAGTCATGGTCAATACCGAGAACTACTACTAA
- a CDS encoding DUF1573 domain-containing protein, protein MDHLFRRFLPCCFLLLASLSSQAKSGLSFDQQSTEIKVKADALTTTVPFKFENKSQEAVTIARWDSACSCLNARIKDGKMTYQPGDKGLILIDFELGSFSGVQEKTVMLWTKDDSPEKPSIILTVKIHIPVLFEISPKTLFWDQNGSKEAKVISIKVNHDQPIHIANHSGTNESFPYTLKTVKEGKEYELIVTPSGVSSPAFGLIKLTTDAKIKRYQRQQAFVCVRRAK, encoded by the coding sequence ATGGACCACCTTTTCCGCCGTTTTCTGCCCTGCTGTTTCCTACTTCTTGCCAGTCTCAGCAGCCAAGCCAAAAGTGGCCTCAGCTTCGATCAGCAAAGCACTGAAATCAAGGTGAAGGCCGATGCTCTGACCACCACGGTGCCGTTCAAGTTCGAGAACAAGAGCCAGGAAGCCGTTACCATCGCCCGCTGGGATTCTGCCTGCTCCTGCCTCAACGCCCGCATCAAGGATGGGAAAATGACCTATCAGCCCGGCGACAAAGGGCTGATCTTGATCGACTTCGAACTCGGTAGCTTTTCCGGTGTTCAGGAAAAGACCGTGATGCTCTGGACCAAGGACGACAGCCCGGAAAAACCATCCATCATTCTCACCGTCAAGATCCACATTCCAGTGCTCTTTGAAATCAGTCCGAAGACACTGTTCTGGGACCAAAATGGTAGCAAGGAAGCAAAGGTGATCAGTATCAAGGTGAACCATGATCAGCCGATCCATATCGCCAATCACAGCGGCACAAACGAGAGCTTCCCCTACACCTTGAAAACCGTCAAGGAGGGCAAGGAGTATGAACTCATCGTCACTCCAAGCGGTGTCAGCAGCCCAGCCTTTGGTTTGATTAAACTCACCACGGATGCCAAGATCAAACGCTACCAGCGGCAGCAGGCATTTGTCTGTGTGCGCCGTGCCAAGTAG